The Ensifer adhaerens genome contains a region encoding:
- a CDS encoding di-heme oxidoredictase family protein, whose amino-acid sequence MKSGAFRLCALVLVQALFTALPAFAGDGLLTERSDLNDKDRQRVQAVTRPATDFSKAETFEAMSGGAATSIAPVNADSFSQFSANLTFQEEEGFKLGNALFRKLWVSSPSSTQASDGLGPLYNARACQSCHLKDGRGRPPEGAVDTTSMFFRLARPPRDDEERRMIAAHEVVNFGDAVYGAQLQDSAVPGLAAEGHLKISYTEEPFTFPDGETASLRRPGYSVADLAYGPLDPETTLSPRVAQPMIGLGLIEAIHEADILALADPDDRDGDGISGRPALTRDARTGKLMLGRFGWKAQNATVRQQSADAFATDIGISSPDADRPHGDCTAAQAQCLTMPTGEQARLGPTEAPDPVLNLVTFYSENLAVPARRKASFEETLRGKKVFYELGCTSCHTPKFVTRRDAANKAQSFQLIWPYSDFLLHDMGEGLADGQQVGVATGREWRTPPLWGIGLTKTVSGHTFLLHDGRARNFTEAILWHGGEGQKARDAFAALAASDRRDLLAFLESL is encoded by the coding sequence ATGAAATCTGGCGCTTTCCGCCTTTGCGCGCTTGTTCTCGTTCAAGCGCTTTTCACGGCCCTGCCCGCCTTCGCCGGCGACGGCCTTTTGACCGAACGCTCCGACCTCAACGACAAGGACCGCCAGCGCGTCCAGGCGGTGACGCGGCCTGCGACCGATTTCTCCAAGGCAGAAACCTTCGAAGCAATGTCCGGCGGTGCCGCGACCTCGATCGCGCCCGTCAATGCCGACAGTTTTTCGCAATTCTCGGCCAATCTCACCTTCCAGGAGGAAGAGGGCTTCAAGCTCGGCAACGCGCTCTTTCGCAAGCTTTGGGTTTCCTCCCCCTCCTCCACACAGGCCTCCGACGGGCTCGGCCCACTCTACAACGCCCGAGCCTGCCAGAGCTGTCACCTGAAGGACGGACGCGGCCGGCCGCCGGAAGGTGCCGTCGATACAACCTCGATGTTCTTCCGCCTGGCGCGGCCGCCCCGCGACGACGAGGAGCGCCGGATGATTGCGGCGCACGAGGTGGTGAACTTCGGCGACGCTGTTTATGGCGCCCAGCTTCAGGATAGCGCCGTGCCCGGCCTTGCCGCCGAAGGCCATCTGAAGATCAGCTACACCGAGGAGCCCTTCACTTTCCCCGACGGCGAAACGGCCTCTCTGCGCCGACCAGGCTATTCGGTGGCCGATCTCGCCTATGGCCCGCTCGATCCGGAAACCACGCTCTCGCCGCGTGTGGCGCAGCCGATGATCGGCCTCGGCCTGATCGAGGCGATCCACGAGGCGGATATCCTCGCCCTTGCCGACCCCGACGATAGGGATGGCGACGGCATCAGCGGACGGCCGGCGCTGACGCGCGACGCCAGGACCGGCAAGCTCATGCTCGGGCGCTTCGGCTGGAAGGCGCAGAACGCCACCGTGCGGCAACAGAGCGCCGATGCCTTCGCCACCGACATCGGCATCTCTTCACCCGACGCCGACCGCCCGCATGGCGACTGCACCGCGGCCCAGGCACAATGCCTGACCATGCCGACCGGCGAGCAGGCACGCCTTGGCCCCACAGAAGCGCCCGACCCGGTGCTCAACCTCGTGACCTTCTATTCGGAGAACCTGGCCGTGCCGGCGCGGCGCAAGGCGAGCTTTGAGGAGACACTGCGTGGCAAGAAGGTCTTCTACGAACTCGGCTGCACCAGTTGCCACACACCGAAATTCGTCACCCGCCGGGACGCGGCCAACAAGGCGCAGTCGTTCCAGCTGATCTGGCCCTATTCCGATTTCCTGCTGCACGACATGGGCGAGGGTCTTGCCGACGGACAGCAGGTGGGTGTGGCCACCGGCCGCGAGTGGCGCACGCCGCCGCTTTGGGGCATCGGCTTGACGAAGACCGTCAGTGGGCACACTTTCCTGCTCCACGACGGACGCGCCCGCAATTTCACCGAAGCGATCCTCTGGCACGGCGGCGAAGGGCAGAAGGCCCGTGACGCCTTTGCCGCCCTTGCCGCAAGCGATCGCCGCGATCTCCTTGCCTTCCTGGAGTCACTCTGA